A section of the Primulina eburnea isolate SZY01 chromosome 1, ASM2296580v1, whole genome shotgun sequence genome encodes:
- the LOC140825462 gene encoding acid phosphatase 1-like, with amino-acid sequence MVFFKILLFLSVLPFSLCQEFFDPSSAFPRPLIIEYAEINDAQSRDCQSIEVQLKCTSWRVAVEANNLSPWTKIPEDCADYVKEYMVGKGYELDLQRVSSESENYARSVSLSGDGKDAWIFDIDETLLSNLPYYAEHGYGLEIFDSSKFDQWVEMGTAPAVESSLKIYDVVLSLGIKAFLLTGRSERHRNITVHNLLKAGFQDWNKLILRSSEDHGKTATQYKSEKRDELIEDGYRILGNSGDQWSDLLGSSTSNRSFKLPNPMYHIP; translated from the exons ATGGTTTTCTTCAAGATTCTCCTTTTCCTGTCCGTTTTGCCCTTTTCCCTGTGTCAAGAATTCTTCGATCCTAGTAGCGCCTTTCCGAGGCCTCTGATTATCGAATACGCTGAAATCAATGATGCCCAGTCGAGAGATTGTCAGAGTATAGAAGTTCAATTGAAGTGTACCAGTTGGAGGGTTGCTGTGGAGGCTAATAATTTAAGTCCATGGACGAAAATTCCTGAAGATTGTGCTGATTATGTGAAGGAATATATGGTAGGAAAGGGGTACGAACTTGATCTTCAAAGGGTTTCTAGTGAGTCTGAAAATTATGCAAGAAGTGTGAGTTTGAGTGGAGATGGGAAAGATGCTTGGATTTTCGATATAGACGAGACTTTACTGTCCAATCTTCCATATTATGCTGAGCATGGTTATGG CTTGGAGATTTTTGATAGCTCGAAATTTGATCAGTGGGTTGAGATGGGAACAGCACCTGCTGTAGAGTCTAGTTTGAAGATATACGATGTAGTTTTAAGCTTGGGAATCAAGGCCTTCTTGTTGACTGGTCGAAGTGAAAGGCATCGTAACATAACGGTGCATAATTTGTTGAAAGCTGGATTTCAGGACTGGAACAAGCTCATACTGAG GTCCTCTGAAGATCATGGAAAGACAGCAACACAATACAAATCAGAGAAGAGGGATGAGCTTATAGAAGATGGTTATCGAATACTGGGTAATTCAGGCGATCAATGGAGTGATTTGTTGGGTTCTTCAACATCAAATCGTTCATTCAAGCTCCCAAATCCCATGTATCACATTCCTTGA
- the LOC140810868 gene encoding derlin-1.1-like, producing the protein MSTPAQYYNSLPPVTKTYAVVCLLTTSAYHLQLYDYQNITLLYSDVFKRFQIWRLVTPFFFLGSFSLAFALRLFTILYYGVQLERGPYDKRTADLVWMYIFGALSLLVMTAVPYFWSPFLGPSMVFVIVYIWGREFPNARINVHGLFELKGFYVPWYMLAMDLLLGNSLKSGLLGIAAGHLYYFVTVLYPLSSGNNICKTPKWVHKLVAFWGEGFQMNSPFRRSEPSDGVIFRGRSHRLNGSRSAASQPRTTSSEPVETDIDATEPPNRTGGVAFRGRSYRLGGR; encoded by the exons ATGTCTACACCAGCACA ATATTATAACTCTCTACCTCCGGTGACAAAGACGTATGCCGTGGTCTGTTTGCTGACCACTAGTGCCTATCACCTGCAACTATACGATTATCAAAATATTACTCTTTTGTACTCAGATGTTTTCAAAAGATTTCAG ATTTGGAGGCTCGTCACGCCATTTTTCTTTCTTGGGTCATTTTCACTCGCATTTGCTCTTCGTCTCTTCACAAT attatattatgGAGTTCAACTAGAAAGGGGACCTTATGACAAAAGGACAGCTGACTTAGTATGGATGTATATATTTGGAGCCCTCTCCCTCTTG GTCATGACAGCAGTTCCGTATTTTTGGTCTCCGTTTCTGGGTCCGTCCATGGTTTTCGTGATTGTGTATATATGGGGACGAGAGTTCCCGAATGCTCGAATCAACGTTCACGGTCTATTTGAATTGAAG GGATTTTACGTTCCATGGTATATGCTAGCAATGGACTTATTGCTGGGAAATTCTTTAAAATCAGGTTTATTGGGAATTGCAGCGGGTCATCTCTATTACTTTGTCACAGTACTTTATCCACTTTCCAGTGGCAACAACATTTGCAAGACTCCAAAATGGGT TCATAAATTGGTGGCATTTTGGGGTGAGGGCTTTCAAATGAATTCACCATTCAGGAGGAGTGAACCTTCAGATGGAGTTATATTCCGTGGCAGGAGTCATAGGCTAAACGGGTCTAGATCCGCCGCGTCTCAGCCGCGAACCACCTCTTCAGAACCGGTGGAGACCGACATAGACGCCACGGAGCCACCCAATAGGACCGGAGGTGTGGCTTTTCGCGGCAGAAGCTACCGCCTGGGCGGCCGGTAG
- the LOC140825469 gene encoding 8-amino-7-oxononanoate synthase isoform X2 yields the protein MGPRGSALICGYTSYHRLLESSLADLKRKEDCLLCPTGFSANMAFMTAVGTVSLLIAGPKPSKDGKIAIFSDALNHASIIDGIRLAEKQGTAVAFVYRHCDMSHLDELLSNCSMKKRVVITDSLFSMDGDFAPMTELAKLRKKHEFLLVIDDAHATFVCGKTGGGAAEKFDCETCVDICIGTLSKAAGCHGGFIACSKKWKLLIQSRGRSFIFSTSAPVPVAAAAHAAVVVAKNEAWRRQAILNRVQEFRALTGIPVVSHIISLVVGTEDKALQASRHLLKLGFHITAIRPPTVSPNSCRLRVTLSAAHTKDDLIKLTSALSQCISFKEVEVCSPSCYSKL from the exons ATGGGTCCTAGAGGCTCTGCTTTGATCTGTGGATATACGAGTTACCATAGGTTACTGGAATCATCATTGGCAGACTTAAAAAGGAAAGAG GATTGCCTTCTTTGTCCAACAGGCTTTTCAGCCAACATGGCCTTTATGACAGCAGTTGGAACTGTTAGTTTGCTCATAGCTGGTCCTAAACCTTCAAAAGATGGCAAGATTGCTATATTTTCTGATGCCCTGAACCATGCTTCAATAATTGATGGTATTCGCCTTGCTGAGAAACAAGGAACTGCTGTGGCCTTTGTCTACAGGCATTGTGATATGAGCCATCTCGATGAGTTATT GTCAAATTGTTCCATGAAGAAAAGAGTTGTTATAACTGATAG CCTGTTTAGCATGGATGGAGACTTTGCGCCTATGACCGAGCTTGCAAAACTTCGTAAAAAGCATGAATTTCTGCTAGTTATTGATGAT GCTCATGCAACATTTGTTTGCGGGAAAACTGGTGGTGGAGCAGCTGAAAAGTTCGATTGTGAAACATGCGTCGACATTTGCATTGGCACTCTGAGTAAAGCCGCGGGTTGCCATGGTGGATTCATAGCATGCAG CAAAAAATGGAAACTGCTCATTCAATCCCGGGGTCGTTCCTTTATATTTTCAACTTCGGCACCAGTTCCTGTTGCTGCCGCAGCCCATG CCGCTGTTGTTGTGGCGAAAAACGAGGCTTGGCGTAGGCAAGCTATCTTGAACCGAGTGCAAGAATTTCGTGCTTTGACAGGAATCCCCGTAGTGAGTCACATCATTTCACTTGTTGTCGGAACTGAAGACAAGGCTCTCCAAGCTAGCAG GCATCTTTTGAAACTTGGTTTCCATATAACCGCAATCAGGCCTCCTACAGTGTCCCCGAATTCTTGCAG GTTAAGGGTAACTCTGAGTGCAGCGCACACCAAGGATGATTTGATAAAGCTCACAAGTGCACTGTCTCAATGCATTAGTTTCAAAGAGGTTGAAGTATGTAGCCCAAGTTGCTACTCCAAACTTTAA
- the LOC140825469 gene encoding 8-amino-7-oxononanoate synthase isoform X1 — protein MEGTFSWDIWVEEALSKLESLKLMRSLRPIHLPNVVTDRCSFNSGSIANSSLNLDRDFQFFDGPHKWDRASVEVNISEATFRKWLHDVPSAGDDNEVESGRDGKLKKLIVFSGNDYLGLSSHPTVINAASKAPWEHGMGPRGSALICGYTSYHRLLESSLADLKRKEDCLLCPTGFSANMAFMTAVGTVSLLIAGPKPSKDGKIAIFSDALNHASIIDGIRLAEKQGTAVAFVYRHCDMSHLDELLSNCSMKKRVVITDSLFSMDGDFAPMTELAKLRKKHEFLLVIDDAHATFVCGKTGGGAAEKFDCETCVDICIGTLSKAAGCHGGFIACSKKWKLLIQSRGRSFIFSTSAPVPVAAAAHAAVVVAKNEAWRRQAILNRVQEFRALTGIPVVSHIISLVVGTEDKALQASRHLLKLGFHITAIRPPTVSPNSCRLRVTLSAAHTKDDLIKLTSALSQCISFKEVEVCSPSCYSKL, from the exons ATGGAGGGGACCTTCTCGTGGGACATTTGGGTGGAAGAAGCTCTTTCGAAACTCGAATCTCTCAAGCTTATGCGTTCCCTTAGACCCATTCATCTCCCCAACGTTGTTACCGATCGATGTAGCTTCAACTCTGGCTCAATTGCAAATTCTTCGCTTAATCTTGATCgagattttcaattttttgatgGCCCACATAAATGGGACAGAGCTTCTGTTGAAGTGAACATTTCTGAAGCCACGTTTCGGAAATGGCTTCATGATGTCCCCAGTGCAG GGGACGACAATGAAGTTGAAAGTGGAAGAGATGGAAAGCTTAAGAAGCTGATTGTCTTCTCTGGAAATGATTATCTGGGATTGAGTTCGCATCCTACAGTCATTAATGCAGCTAGTAAGGCAC CTTGGGAGCATGGAATGGGTCCTAGAGGCTCTGCTTTGATCTGTGGATATACGAGTTACCATAGGTTACTGGAATCATCATTGGCAGACTTAAAAAGGAAAGAG GATTGCCTTCTTTGTCCAACAGGCTTTTCAGCCAACATGGCCTTTATGACAGCAGTTGGAACTGTTAGTTTGCTCATAGCTGGTCCTAAACCTTCAAAAGATGGCAAGATTGCTATATTTTCTGATGCCCTGAACCATGCTTCAATAATTGATGGTATTCGCCTTGCTGAGAAACAAGGAACTGCTGTGGCCTTTGTCTACAGGCATTGTGATATGAGCCATCTCGATGAGTTATT GTCAAATTGTTCCATGAAGAAAAGAGTTGTTATAACTGATAG CCTGTTTAGCATGGATGGAGACTTTGCGCCTATGACCGAGCTTGCAAAACTTCGTAAAAAGCATGAATTTCTGCTAGTTATTGATGAT GCTCATGCAACATTTGTTTGCGGGAAAACTGGTGGTGGAGCAGCTGAAAAGTTCGATTGTGAAACATGCGTCGACATTTGCATTGGCACTCTGAGTAAAGCCGCGGGTTGCCATGGTGGATTCATAGCATGCAG CAAAAAATGGAAACTGCTCATTCAATCCCGGGGTCGTTCCTTTATATTTTCAACTTCGGCACCAGTTCCTGTTGCTGCCGCAGCCCATG CCGCTGTTGTTGTGGCGAAAAACGAGGCTTGGCGTAGGCAAGCTATCTTGAACCGAGTGCAAGAATTTCGTGCTTTGACAGGAATCCCCGTAGTGAGTCACATCATTTCACTTGTTGTCGGAACTGAAGACAAGGCTCTCCAAGCTAGCAG GCATCTTTTGAAACTTGGTTTCCATATAACCGCAATCAGGCCTCCTACAGTGTCCCCGAATTCTTGCAG GTTAAGGGTAACTCTGAGTGCAGCGCACACCAAGGATGATTTGATAAAGCTCACAAGTGCACTGTCTCAATGCATTAGTTTCAAAGAGGTTGAAGTATGTAGCCCAAGTTGCTACTCCAAACTTTAA